The proteins below come from a single Gossypium raimondii isolate GPD5lz chromosome 2, ASM2569854v1, whole genome shotgun sequence genomic window:
- the LOC105784967 gene encoding uncharacterized protein LOC105784967: protein MIPDRITLQNLEKKSNESFRQYAQRWREMAVHVQPPLLEKEMTTLFINTLKASFITHMLGSASKNFSDIIMSGEMIEHAIKSGRIDGWESNKRTGPRKRENEVNNVNAYSKSITVSQPRKAVINQQGSSKQESGMRQNTEKPQFTPIPMTYKELYQNLFNAHVVAPRYLSFVQPPYPKWYDTNAQCDYHAGISGHSIENCTAFKKVVEGLIKLGVVKFVNSPNTESPLPNHDEGVNAIIENGGRRVKANVAEIRTPLEWVWKQMVKGGRIKQDSIEKPEGAKEGEVYAAEEGSTGKAQKANHPVVIISKPMSRESGIQIAPKVIIQKPVSFPYEDSKKVPWNYDCNVTIPGKESLVNASGEDEGFYTRSGKRYDPTNAKVESG from the exons ATGATTCCTGACAGGATAACTCTACAGAATTTGGAGAAGAAATCGAACGAGAGCTTCAGACAGTacgcacagaggtggagagaaATGGCAGTGCATGTGCAACCACctcttttggaaaaagaaatgacgacgctttttattaatacattgAAAGCCTCATTCATCACTCACATGTTGGGAAGCGCTTCAAAGAATTTCTCGGATATAATCATGAGCGGCGAAATGATCGAGCATGCTATTAAAAGTGGAAGAATAGATGGATGGGAGAGCAATAAAAGGACAGGcccaagaaaaagagaaaatgaagtgaataatGTGAATGCCTACAGTAAATCAATTACTGTGAGTCAACCAAGGAAAGCAGTCATTAATCAACAGGGCTCATCGAAACAAGAGTCGGGAATGAGGCAAAATACTGAGAAGCCCCAGTTCACTCCCATTCCAATGACATATAAGGAGCTGTaccagaatttatttaatgcacatgttgTCGCTCCTCGTTACTTGAGTTTTGTACAACCCCCATAtccaaaatggtatgacacAAACGCTCAGTGTGACTATCATGCCGGAATTTCAGGACACTCGATAGAAAATTGTACTGCTTTCAAGAAGGTAGTGGAAGGACTTATCAAATTGGGTGTTGTCAAATTTGTTAACTCACCCAACACAGAAAGTCCGTTGCCCAATCATGATGAAGGGGTGAATGCGATAATTGAAAATGGAGGAAGGAGAGTCAAAGCCAATGTAGCAGAGATAAGGACCCCCCTTGAATGGGTTTGGAAACAAATGGTGAAAGGAGGACGCATCAAGCAAGATTCAATAGAAAAGCCTGAAGGAGCAA AAGAAGGAGAAGTTTATGCTGCAGAAGAAGGATCCACGGGGAAAGCCCAAAAGGCTAATCACCCAGtggtaattatttcaaaaccaATGAGCAGAGAATCTGGAATTCAAATAGCGCCAAAGGTCATAATCCAAAAACCTGTATCCTTTCCTTACGAGGATAGTAAAAAGGTTCCTTGGAATTACGACTGCAATGTGACAATTCCAGGGAAAGAGAGCTTGGTAAATGCTTCAGGAGAAGATGAAGGATTCTATACACGAAGTGGAAAACGCTATGATCCGACAAACGCAAAAGTGGAATCCGGATAA
- the LOC105788535 gene encoding protein JINGUBANG, whose product MSSQLPNLFSFQTLKHRRIATLKTPSPHINCLAIHANLLYASSANEISVYSLSHHSFVDSFNHDPTTGFVKSIAFNQTKIFTAHQDGKIRIWKIDTLYKNHQLISTLPTVKDKFLNFMLPKNYVNVRRHKKKLWIQHWDTVSGLMVNDAKGLMYSVSWDKSFKIWNVKNQRCLESVKAHEDAVNTLAVSGNGTVYTGSADGLIRIWEMTERRHSLVGTLDKHKSTVNALALNDEGSVLFSGGSDGRILVWEKRDDENEVGYVESLWDHKGAILCLINVGEWFVSGSSDGTVRVWQRGGKEGGGFHCSIVLEGHEKPVKSLVAVETSVLEGVFSLCSGSLDGEIRVWEISICSNFKIPMNSIKLA is encoded by the coding sequence ATGTCTTCACAATTGCCTAATCTTTTCTCATTTCAAACACTGAAACATCGTCGCATCGCCACTCTCAAAACCCCGAGCCCCCATATCAACTGCCTGGCCATCCACGCTAACCTCCTCTACGCCTCCTCTGCCAACGAAATCAGCGTCTATAGTTTATCCCATCACTCCTTTGTCGATTCTTTTAACCACGATCCCACCACCGGGTTCGTCAAGTCCATTGCATTCAACCAAACCAAAATCTTCACCGCTCATCAAGACGGCAAGATCAGGATCTGGAAAATCGATACCCTTTACAAAAACCACCAGCTTATCTCTACTCTCCCCACCGTTAAAGACAAGTTCCTCAATTTCATGTTGCCGAAGAACTACGTTAACGTACGGCGTCATAAGAAGAAGCTTTGGATCCAACACTGGGATACAGTTTCGGGGTTGATGGTAAATGACGCCAAGGGGTTAATGTACTCGGTTTCGTGGGACAAAAGCTTCAAGATATGGAACGTAAAGAACCAACGTTGTTTAGAGTCTGTTAAAGCTCATGAAGACGCCGTTAACACATTGGCTGTTTCCGGTAATGGAACTGTTTACACCGGCTCCGCCGATGGGTTGATTAGAATCTGGGAAATGACGGAGAGACGGCATAGTTTAGTGGGAACCTTGGACAAGCATAAATCGACGGTGAATGCGCTTGCTTTAAACGACGAGGGATCGGTGTTGTTTTCAGGAGGGAGTGATGGTAGAATCCTGGTGTGGGAGAAAAGAGATGATGAGAATGAGGTGGGATATGTGGAATCGTTGTGGGATCATAAAGGGGCGATATTATGCTTGATCAACGTAGGGGAATGGTTTGTGAGTGGATCATCAGATGGGACGGTGAGGGTTTGGCAACGTGGTGGGAAAGAAGGTGGTGGGTTCCATTGTAGCATAGTTCTGGAGGGACATGAAAAACCTGTGAAGTCGTTGGTAGCAGTTGAAACAAGTGTGTTGGAGGGTGTGTTTTCCTTATGCAGTGGAAGTTTAGATGGAGAAATTAGGGTTTGGGAGATCTCAATATGTTCTAACTTTAAAATTCCCATGAATTCAATAAAGCTTGCTTGA
- the LOC105788534 gene encoding leucine-rich repeat receptor-like serine/threonine/tyrosine-protein kinase SOBIR1, which translates to MAFSPGIPHRRRHFLRFLTLLSLFFISHSRLTLYRSDSKALSTLLKDLGIASQRFPATDPCSAAGVFCERRLADDDTYVLKVTRLVFNSQMLDGSLSPAIGKLSELKELSVSHNRIGNPVPHEVVHCKKLEILDLQNNKFSGEIPSNLSSLVHLRVLDLSSNKFTGDLTFLKYFPNLENLSLANNLFSGKIPSSIRSFRNLRFFDFSGNNFLEGSAPLMSQIDESTVSQYPKRYTFAERKSTNNSRSRAQAPSPIGSKSVTGEGPSSSPVTQHRHKNKSKKAMEWLLGFFSGAVGGGIFGFVFSVMFKLVLATILGAAKDPGPSIFSPLIKKAEDLSFLEKEDGLASLEIIGKGGCGEVYKAELPGSDGKMIAIKKIIQPPKDAAELTDEDSKLLNKKMRQIKSEITTVGQIRHRNLLPLLAHISRPDCHYLVYEFMKNGSLQDILQQVSEGTRELDWLARQRIAKGVAAGLEYLHMHHSPRIIHRDLKPGNILLDDEMEARIADFGLAKAMPDAQTHITTSNLAGTVGYIAPEYHQTLKFTDKCDIYSFGVILCVLVMGKLPSDTFFQHTDEMSLVKWMRNIMISDNPTTAIDPKLIGKGFEDQMILVLKIAYFCTLDDPKERPNSKDVRCMLSQIKS; encoded by the coding sequence ATGGCGTTCTCTCCCGGAATACCCCACCGTCGTCGTCACTTCCTTCGCTTCCTCACTCTCCTCTCTCTCTTCTTCATCTCCCATTCAAGGCTAACTCTCTACCGTTCAGACTCCAAAGCTCTTTCCACACTTCTCAAAGACTTGGGCATCGCCAGTCAACGGTTCCCCGCCACCGATCCTTGCAGCGCCGCCGGCGTTTTCTGCGAGAGAAGACTCGCCGACGACGACACTTATGTCCTTAAAGTCACCAGGCTTGTATTTAATTCCCAAATGCTTGATGGGTCTCTGTCTCCTGCAATTGGGAAGCTGTCGGAGCTGAAAGAGCTCTCCGTTTCCCACAACAGGATTGGTAACCCAGTTCCACATGAAGTTGTTCACTGTAAAAAACTCGAAATCCTCGACCTTCAAAACAACAAGTTTTCCGGCGAGATACCGTCGAATTTGTCTTCTTTGGTTCATCTCCGAGTTCTCGATTTATCTTCCAATAAGTTCACCGGTGACTTGACCTTCTTGAAGTATTTTCCCAACTTGGAAAATCTTTCCCTTGCCAACAATCTGTTTTCCGGTAAAATCCCATCATCTATACGTTCGTTTCGAAACCTTCGGTTCTTTGATTTCTCAGGGAACAATTTCCTTGAAGGTTCAGCTCCATTGATGAGCCAAATTGATGAATCAACAGTATCTCAGTACCCCAAACGGTACACTTTTGCTGAGAGGAAATCAACAAACAATAGCAGAAGCAGAGCTCAAGCTCCATCACCAATTGGAAGCAAATCAGTAACCGGTGAAGGTCCTAGCTCATCACCAGTAACTCAACACCGACACAAAAATAAGAGTAAAAAAGCAATGGAATGGCTGTTGGGATTCTTTTCTGGAGCTGTAGGTGGGGGCATATTTGGGTTCGTCTTCTCTGTTATGTTTAAACTGGTGTTGGCAACCATTTTAGGAGCTGCTAAAGATCCTGGTCCATCCATATTCAGTCCATTGATTAAGAAAGCTGAGGATTTATCGTTTTTAGAGAAAGAAGATGGGTTGGCTTCATTGGAGATCATAGGGAAAGGGGGGTGTGGAGAAGTATATAAAGCTGAATTACCAGGAAGTGATGGCAAAATGATTGctattaagaaaattattcaACCCCCAAAAGATGCAGCTGAGTTAACTGATGAAGATAGCAAGCTTCTCAACAAGAAAATGCGTCAAATCAAATCAGAGATCACCACAGTAGGCCAAATTCGACATAGGAATCTTCTTCCGTTGTTGGCTCATATTTCTCGACCCGACTGTCACTACCTTGTGTATGAATTCATGAAGAATGGAAGCTTGCAAGACATCTTACAACAAGTATCAGAAGGCACAAGGGAGCTAGATTGGCTTGCGCGGCAGAGGATAGCAAAAGGAGTGGCTGCTGGGCTTGAATATCTTCACATGCACCATAGCCCTCGAATCATTCATAGAGATTTGAAACCAGGGAACATCCTCCTTGATGATGAAATGGAAGCCAGGATTGCAGATTTCGGGCTTGCAAAAGCAATGCCTGATGCACAAACTCATATTACCACTTCCAATTTGGCTGGAACTGTGGGGTATATAGCACCTGAATATCATCAAACACTTAAGTTTACTGATAAGTGTGATATTTATAGCTTTGGGGTTATACTTTGTGTTTTGGTGATGGGGAAGCTACCATCTGATACGTTCTTTCAACACACTGATGAGATGAGTTTAGTGAAATGGATGAGAAACATCATGATTTCAGACAACCCCACAACAGCCATAGATCCTAAACTGATTGGAAAAGGGTTTGAAGATCAAATGATTCTGGTTTTGAAGATTGCGTATTTCTGCACGTTGGATGATCCAAAGGAGAGACCAAACAGCAAAGATGTCAGATGCATGTTGTCTCAAATCAAGAGTTAA